A DNA window from Thiothrix subterranea contains the following coding sequences:
- a CDS encoding exonuclease SbcCD subunit D C-terminal domain-containing protein encodes MRLLHTSDWHLGQVLHHFERTVEHADFLAWLLNILEQEQVDALLIAGDIFDNANPSAASQRQLYRFLSDARLRIPHLNIVLIAGNHDSAGRLEASDPLLAWFDAVVVGQVSRLPDGSVDVARLVVPLKDRTGKVQAWCLVVPFLRPSDVPKVETSGDTYAAGVASLYRQAFEYACSLRQQGDALVAMGHCHMTGGEVSVESERRIVIGNIEALSANLFNPELAYVALGHLHLAQKVGGHEHIRYSGSPLPLSFSEINYPHQVLRVDIVGEKLVSIQPIPVPRAIELLRIPAKPMPLILVEGILAQLSLPQVAESRWPYLTVRVLLEAPEPNLRARIEVALQGKPVRLAKIEITTPSSNVPDVSPDLSLDALNALTPEDIFQQIYRQKYASELPETLQLAFAELLAHTEMQA; translated from the coding sequence ATGCGTCTATTGCACACTTCTGATTGGCACTTAGGTCAAGTCTTACACCATTTTGAACGTACCGTAGAACACGCTGATTTTCTGGCTTGGTTACTGAATATTCTTGAGCAAGAACAGGTGGATGCCTTGTTGATAGCAGGGGATATTTTCGACAATGCCAATCCTTCAGCAGCTTCACAACGCCAGCTTTACCGCTTTCTGAGTGATGCACGTTTACGTATTCCGCATCTTAATATTGTTCTGATAGCAGGAAATCATGACTCTGCGGGGCGATTGGAGGCATCAGACCCATTGCTTGCGTGGTTTGATGCGGTGGTGGTCGGACAAGTTAGTCGTTTGCCAGATGGTAGTGTGGATGTGGCGCGTTTGGTTGTTCCGCTGAAAGACCGTACAGGGAAGGTGCAGGCATGGTGCTTGGTGGTTCCGTTTTTGCGCCCCTCTGATGTGCCAAAAGTGGAAACAAGTGGTGATACCTATGCCGCAGGTGTCGCAAGCCTTTACCGACAAGCCTTTGAATATGCTTGTTCGCTGCGTCAACAGGGAGATGCCCTGGTGGCGATGGGGCATTGTCACATGACTGGTGGGGAGGTGTCAGTGGAGTCAGAACGTCGCATTGTCATTGGTAATATAGAAGCCTTGTCTGCGAATCTGTTTAACCCTGAGCTTGCTTACGTTGCGTTGGGGCATTTACACCTTGCTCAAAAAGTAGGTGGTCATGAACACATTCGCTACAGTGGCAGCCCTCTGCCTTTATCTTTTTCCGAAATCAACTATCCTCATCAGGTTTTGCGGGTAGATATTGTTGGCGAGAAATTGGTATCGATACAGCCTATTCCTGTGCCAAGAGCTATTGAGTTATTACGTATTCCTGCTAAACCAATGCCGTTGATACTGGTTGAAGGCATCCTTGCTCAACTGAGTTTGCCTCAGGTAGCGGAGAGTCGTTGGCCTTATTTGACAGTGCGGGTTCTGTTGGAAGCACCCGAACCTAATTTACGCGCTCGTATCGAGGTGGCGTTGCAAGGTAAACCAGTACGTTTAGCAAAAATCGAAATTACTACACCTTCTTCTAATGTTCCAGATGTTAGCCCCGACTTGTCATTGGACGCTTTGAATGCCTTAACTCCAGAGGACATTTTTCAGCAGATTTACCGACAAAAATACGCTAGTGAGTTACCGGAAACCTTACAGCTTGCTTTTGCTGAATTACTTGCTCATACGGAGATGCAAGCATGA
- a CDS encoding AAA family ATPase produces MKILAIRGKNLASLAREFAVDFCSEPLASSGIFAITGPTGAGKSTLLDALCLALYDNTPRLLHANARNSNLPDVVGESIASRDPRTILRRGAGDGFAEVDFLGNDRVAYRSRWSVRRARGRADGKLQAVEMTLLRLPDLTPVSGKLKTEVLPAVEVRIGLTFPQFTRAVLLAQNEFAAFLKAPDDERAELLETLTGTDQFSQLSVNAYQRAKQESEFKQRLHAKLGDLKPLDVDERLTLESERDVIRLENQQHIQQHDHINAQLRWHETWKQLKQAEDSARAALEYALSDKESAAERELHFQGVEAVQLLRPQLDELDRASRAWEISQVDVIRFKGEWEQAVVALTQAEADLTRAELHYQQAEQAQALAQPHLQQAKTLDTLIAASLPDLEQAKQVLEHCSADWESRCLAVIKCQGELENATAALKQATIELQQAEQRQQQAEQAQALAQPHLQQAKTLDTLIAASLPDLEQATQVLKHCSADWESRCLAVTKYEGELENATAILKQASIELQQAEQRQQQADQAQAFAQPFLQQAKTLDALIAASLPDLEQAKQVLEHCRADWESRCLAVTKCQGELENATAALKQATIELQQAEQRQQQAEQTQALAQPLLQQAKTLDALIAASLPDLEQAQQAFDDAHIVSTQVQQALQLQQIALQQTVVELAKTNAWLVDNSHLVLLGKDWGRWDTLFTQAANIQHSLLSNKRQLRLSQGVLQRTREAANAAQLRQTNSNVSLEQAQEALDTASAGYNQFNAPDLVTRKQLHQRQYNQIIDTIQCWKKLDEITRNRALMTEQLQKLTETRVATEALHSVAVAQQPAVEQVLLQAERSLRLAELACHGNVESLRAVLTPDAPCPVCGATEHPYVQMNPHFDALLENLRSDATRCRHERDIVQAQLSKYQVQLASIQADHMLRTEALIALDREIEIQDSDWNNRELVRVATQNQDTDRDWFKWLNTNKSLTEQTLATLFEQEEALHIAAQQRDAAQQVVNKANDEHGKAKNLLNEALQARQQAEHAYDALSSTVAEQEKQCEERLAALDAAFSNTDWRMDWMLDAQAFYCARQVEASDWQEQQQAASRLNVEIGTLEIKSNALAAESAQSTTLLAQARSRFDALTLELQTKQTERQQLFDGRAAAEVEVELSRELEDAQRIHQLKRASHGHTSHTHLQAQANFQQAHVLTENTQALLAQARSRFDALTLELQTKQTERQQLFDGRAAAEVEAEFNHELRDAQQVHQLKRVSHGQASHTHLQAEANLQQAHVLTESTQALLAQARSRFDALTLELQTKQTESQQLFDGRAAVEVEVELSRELEDAQRIHQLKRASHGHTSHTHLQAQANFQQAHVLTENTQALLAQARSRFDALTLELQTKQTERQQLFEGRAVEAVELALSSNISSTRQAFSKQQAFHQQLSHTQTQAITHLQQAQILSDKRQSAHTLATKALSERDIPRLRVLLAHDMDWIRNEREFFQQLKTNITNCQSVLVDRSAALATHQVKRVGLESADELTALSAQAQTNIERTKMLLATKELDLRRDDECRQQAVNVLTAIAQHEVHAKVWEQLNELIGSADGKKFRNFAQQFSLDVLLGYANRHLVELSRRYVLKRVKNSLALLVVDQDLGDEYRSVHSLSGGESFLVSLALALGLASLSSQRVRVESLFIDEGFGSLDADSLRVAMDALDNLQAQGRKVGVISHVQEMTERIGVQVQVKRLSGGQSCLVI; encoded by the coding sequence ATGAAAATTCTGGCTATTCGTGGAAAGAATTTGGCGTCGCTAGCTCGTGAATTTGCAGTGGATTTTTGTTCTGAACCACTGGCATCTAGCGGTATTTTTGCAATTACAGGCCCAACGGGAGCGGGTAAAAGCACCTTATTGGATGCTTTGTGTTTAGCCTTATACGACAACACGCCACGTCTACTACACGCCAATGCTAGAAATAGCAATTTGCCAGATGTGGTGGGCGAATCCATTGCATCACGTGATCCTCGCACTATTTTGCGGCGCGGTGCCGGTGATGGTTTTGCGGAAGTTGATTTTCTTGGTAATGATCGAGTCGCTTACCGTTCCAGATGGAGTGTGCGCCGCGCTCGCGGAAGAGCCGATGGTAAGTTGCAAGCGGTAGAAATGACGTTATTGCGTTTGCCCGATTTGACACCTGTTAGTGGTAAGCTAAAAACTGAGGTGTTGCCCGCTGTTGAAGTACGCATTGGGTTGACTTTTCCTCAGTTTACCCGTGCGGTATTACTGGCGCAAAACGAATTTGCGGCGTTTCTCAAAGCCCCAGATGATGAACGTGCTGAATTACTGGAAACGTTGACAGGTACGGATCAATTTAGCCAGCTTTCAGTAAATGCTTATCAACGGGCAAAGCAAGAAAGTGAATTTAAACAACGTTTACACGCTAAGCTGGGTGATCTTAAACCGCTGGATGTTGATGAACGGTTGACGCTTGAATCTGAGCGTGATGTTATTCGTTTGGAAAATCAGCAACACATTCAGCAGCATGACCATATTAATGCGCAGTTACGTTGGCATGAAACATGGAAGCAGCTCAAACAGGCTGAAGATAGTGCTAGAGCCGCATTGGAATATGCGCTATCTGATAAAGAATCCGCAGCAGAGCGTGAATTGCACTTTCAAGGTGTCGAAGCAGTTCAGTTATTGCGCCCTCAATTGGATGAACTTGATCGTGCGAGTCGTGCATGGGAAATCAGCCAAGTTGATGTTATCCGGTTTAAAGGCGAGTGGGAGCAAGCGGTTGTTGCACTGACACAGGCTGAGGCTGATTTAACACGTGCTGAACTGCATTATCAACAAGCAGAACAAGCACAAGCGCTTGCCCAGCCTCATTTGCAACAGGCGAAGACGCTCGATACGTTGATTGCTGCCAGCCTGCCTGACCTTGAGCAGGCGAAACAAGTGCTTGAGCATTGTAGTGCTGATTGGGAAAGCAGATGTTTAGCTGTTATTAAATGCCAAGGGGAGTTGGAAAATGCCACAGCAGCCCTGAAACAAGCCACCATTGAGTTGCAACAAGCCGAGCAACGGCAACAACAAGCAGAACAAGCACAAGCGCTTGCCCAGCCTCATTTGCAACAGGCGAAGACGCTCGATACGTTGATTGCTGCCAGCCTGCCTGACCTTGAGCAAGCAACACAAGTACTTAAGCATTGCAGTGCTGATTGGGAAAGCAGATGTTTAGCTGTTACCAAATACGAAGGGGAGTTAGAAAATGCCACAGCAATCCTGAAACAAGCCAGTATTGAATTGCAACAAGCCGAGCAACGGCAACAACAAGCAGACCAAGCACAAGCGTTTGCCCAGCCCTTTCTACAACAAGCAAAGACGCTTGATGCATTGATTGCTGCCAGCCTGCCTGACCTTGAGCAAGCGAAACAAGTACTTGAGCATTGCCGTGCTGATTGGGAAAGCAGGTGTTTAGCTGTTACCAAATGTCAAGGGGAGTTGGAAAATGCCACAGCAGCCCTGAAACAAGCCACCATTGAGTTGCAACAAGCCGAGCAACGGCAACAACAAGCAGAACAAACGCAGGCACTTGCGCAGCCCCTTCTACAACAAGCAAAGACGCTTGATGCATTGATTGCTGCCAGCTTGCCTGATCTTGAACAAGCGCAACAGGCATTTGATGATGCACACATCGTAAGTACGCAAGTTCAGCAAGCCTTACAATTGCAACAAATTGCTCTCCAGCAAACGGTAGTGGAACTTGCCAAAACAAATGCATGGTTGGTAGATAATTCGCATTTAGTATTATTGGGCAAGGATTGGGGGCGCTGGGATACTTTATTCACCCAAGCAGCTAACATTCAGCATTCATTGCTTAGTAATAAAAGACAGTTGAGATTGTCGCAGGGTGTGCTGCAACGAACTCGTGAAGCTGCTAATGCGGCACAATTGCGTCAGACCAATAGCAATGTGAGTTTGGAGCAAGCTCAAGAGGCTCTTGATACTGCGAGTGCAGGGTATAATCAATTTAATGCACCCGATTTAGTTACGCGCAAGCAGTTGCATCAACGACAGTACAACCAAATCATCGACACCATTCAGTGTTGGAAAAAACTTGATGAAATCACGCGCAATCGCGCATTAATGACTGAACAACTACAAAAATTAACAGAAACGCGTGTTGCTACTGAAGCGTTGCATAGTGTTGCGGTCGCGCAGCAACCTGCTGTAGAGCAGGTGTTGCTACAAGCTGAGCGTTCACTGCGCTTGGCTGAATTGGCTTGTCATGGAAATGTTGAAAGTTTGCGCGCCGTTTTGACGCCGGATGCACCTTGTCCGGTTTGTGGTGCAACCGAACACCCTTATGTGCAAATGAATCCGCATTTTGATGCGCTACTAGAAAATTTGCGCAGCGATGCAACCCGTTGTCGCCATGAGCGTGATATTGTACAGGCACAGTTGTCGAAATATCAGGTGCAATTAGCGTCTATTCAAGCAGATCACATGCTCCGTACTGAGGCGTTAATAGCGTTGGATCGTGAAATTGAAATTCAGGATTCTGATTGGAATAATCGCGAGCTTGTTCGAGTCGCCACTCAAAATCAAGATACGGATCGAGATTGGTTCAAATGGCTGAACACCAATAAAAGTCTTACAGAACAAACTTTGGCAACGTTATTTGAGCAAGAAGAAGCTTTGCATATTGCCGCCCAACAGCGTGATGCTGCTCAACAGGTCGTCAACAAAGCCAATGATGAGCATGGTAAAGCTAAAAATTTACTCAATGAAGCGTTACAGGCGCGGCAACAGGCGGAACATGCCTACGATGCGTTATCAAGCACTGTCGCGGAGCAAGAAAAACAGTGTGAAGAACGTCTAGCTGCATTGGATGCTGCATTTTCCAATACTGATTGGAGAATGGATTGGATGCTTGATGCTCAGGCATTTTATTGCGCCCGCCAAGTGGAGGCGTCAGATTGGCAAGAGCAGCAACAAGCGGCGAGTAGGCTAAATGTGGAGATCGGAACACTAGAAATAAAAAGCAATGCGTTGGCAGCAGAATCTGCGCAATCTACGACGTTGCTTGCACAAGCACGTAGCCGTTTCGATGCGCTTACGCTGGAATTACAAACCAAACAAACTGAGCGTCAGCAATTATTTGATGGAAGGGCGGCGGCCGAAGTAGAAGTAGAATTGAGTCGTGAACTGGAGGATGCACAACGAATCCATCAGCTAAAACGCGCTTCTCACGGGCATACCAGTCATACCCATTTGCAAGCTCAGGCGAATTTTCAGCAAGCGCATGTGCTAACTGAAAATACGCAGGCATTGCTTGCACAAGCACGTAGCCGTTTCGATGCGCTCACACTGGAATTACAAACCAAGCAAACTGAGCGTCAGCAATTATTTGATGGAAGGGCAGCGGCAGAAGTAGAAGCAGAATTTAATCATGAACTGAGGGATGCACAACAAGTCCATCAGCTAAAACGTGTTTCTCACGGGCAAGCTAGTCACACACATTTGCAAGCTGAGGCGAATTTGCAGCAAGCCCATGTGTTAACTGAAAGTACACAGGCATTGCTTGCACAAGCACGTAGCCGTTTCGATGCGCTTACGTTGGAATTACAAACCAAGCAAACCGAGAGTCAGCAATTATTTGATGGAAGGGCAGCGGTCGAAGTAGAAGTAGAATTGAGTCGTGAACTGGAGGATGCACAACGAATCCATCAGCTAAAACGCGCTTCTCACGGGCATACCAGTCATACCCATTTGCAAGCTCAGGCGAATTTTCAGCAAGCGCATGTGCTAACTGAAAATACGCAGGCATTGCTTGCACAAGCACGTAGCCGTTTCGATGCGCTTACACTGGAATTACAAACCAAGCAAACTGAGCGTCAGCAACTGTTTGAGGGGAGGGCTGTGGAGGCAGTTGAGTTAGCGTTAAGCAGCAACATTTCTTCTACTCGTCAAGCGTTCAGTAAGCAGCAGGCGTTCCATCAGCAACTTAGTCACACACAGACGCAAGCTATTACCCATTTGCAACAAGCTCAGATTTTGTCTGACAAGCGGCAATCTGCCCACACTTTAGCAACGAAAGCACTTAGCGAAAGGGATATTCCCAGATTACGTGTTTTGTTGGCACATGATATGGATTGGATACGCAATGAACGCGAATTTTTTCAACAGTTGAAAACCAACATCACTAATTGCCAGAGTGTGTTAGTTGACCGTTCTGCTGCGTTGGCTACGCATCAGGTTAAACGGGTAGGTTTGGAGAGTGCTGACGAACTCACAGCGCTTTCGGCACAAGCTCAAACAAATATTGAACGTACTAAAATGCTGTTGGCGACCAAGGAACTTGATTTGCGCCGAGATGATGAGTGCCGTCAGCAAGCAGTTAACGTGTTGACGGCAATTGCTCAGCACGAAGTTCATGCTAAAGTTTGGGAACAACTCAATGAGCTGATTGGCTCAGCCGATGGCAAGAAATTTCGCAATTTTGCTCAGCAATTCAGTCTCGATGTGTTATTAGGATATGCTAACCGGCATCTGGTTGAGTTGTCACGTCGTTACGTTCTCAAACGCGTCAAGAATAGCTTAGCTTTGCTAGTGGTGGATCAGGATCTTGGGGATGAGTATCGCTCAGTGCATTCGTTATCTGGCGGTGAGTCCTTTTTGGTGTCGTTGGCCTTGGCTTTGGGATTGGCATCGCTCTCTTCTCAACGTGTCAGGGTGGAATCATTATTTATTGACGAAGGGTTTGGCAGTCTGGATGCTGATTCCCTGAGAGTGGCAATGGATGCACTCGACAACTTGCAAGCTCAGGGGCGTAAAGTTGGCGTCATTTCCCACGTACAGGAAATGACTGAACGAATCGGGGTACAGGTGCAAGTCAAGCGTTTATCAGGAGGACAGAGTTGCTTAGTGATTTAG
- a CDS encoding lytic transglycosylase domain-containing protein, which translates to MKRLNSTIFVTLLGVVALQPTQAWACGTSASAVNKRAEAHQESIQKYSEKYGVSADMVKAVIAVESCYNSTALSPKGAQGLMQLIPATAERFGVEDAFNTSQNIHGGTRYLSWLMKRYDGDLYKAVAAYNAGEGAVDKYKGIPPYNETQHYVRKVLAVYNGLSGQAIALPVVNTTPRKGSNGATSATAKQVFPAGKPGRSGWQAAKAKAPHLFKH; encoded by the coding sequence ATGAAACGTTTGAATAGTACTATTTTTGTCACCTTGTTGGGAGTTGTTGCGTTGCAGCCGACTCAGGCGTGGGCTTGTGGCACCAGTGCTAGTGCGGTTAATAAAAGAGCAGAAGCACATCAGGAATCCATCCAAAAGTATTCGGAAAAGTACGGGGTCAGCGCGGATATGGTGAAAGCCGTCATCGCCGTCGAATCGTGCTACAACAGTACGGCGTTGTCACCTAAAGGGGCGCAGGGTTTAATGCAATTGATTCCCGCGACTGCCGAACGTTTTGGGGTAGAGGATGCGTTTAACACCAGCCAAAATATTCACGGTGGCACGCGCTACTTGAGTTGGCTAATGAAACGTTATGACGGTGATTTATACAAAGCGGTTGCGGCGTACAATGCGGGCGAAGGCGCGGTCGACAAATACAAAGGCATTCCACCGTATAACGAAACCCAGCATTATGTGCGCAAAGTATTGGCGGTGTATAACGGTTTGAGCGGGCAAGCGATTGCGTTACCCGTCGTTAATACCACCCCTCGGAAGGGTAGCAATGGTGCGACTAGCGCTACGGCTAAGCAGGTATTCCCAGCCGGAAAACCGGGGCGCTCTGGTTGGCAAGCTGCCAAAGCCAAAGCGCCGCATCTGTTCAAGCACTAA